In the genome of Thunnus thynnus chromosome 6, fThuThy2.1, whole genome shotgun sequence, the window acaaacacacacagaggttccTGCTGCATTGTGGCTGCTGGCCAGTGAGAGCTATGCTGCTAGTGTGGTTAGAAATCTACAAAGAAACAGTCTCAACTCTCAAGATCTTAGaccattatttttaaaagatgtaTTCTGTAACTCTCTTTATTCATGCTAAAGACATAATTTATAATTGCTATAGATTGGAAATAAGCCATTTCCAATTAGTACAATATTTGGGTTGTCaaatttttgaacatttttgattGGAGTGTATCCAAACCAAatactgttattattaaaagGCTTATTACTGATTTACAAAGCTAAATGATTTTATCACCAGAAAATAAAGCTATTAATAACAACATTTGAGATAATCAGAGGTACACTGCCatacaaatcaaacatttcttgttatattactgtatattgataACATATCAGAATAATACAATCAACTCACAGCTGAAatagaaacatgttttactgCAGGAAGCGGTAAACCATACAAAACCCAACCAGACAGTAGAAACCTGACACATCGTGTTACTCTAATAGTTTATCGACTAACACAGTACTTGTCTTAGTTATGTTAAATTATGACTTTACTGAAAGTGAGTAAAATTATCATGTAGTCCTGCACTATAGAACTTCTGCTGACTACATGATACAGAAATAATTTCCAATATGTAGTGTGAAACTTTGTGTGGTCACTAGTAAAAACTGCAGCCTTTCTGATATAAAGTGGTGAAATGTAATGTGCTAAACATTTCCAACTAACTTTCTCAGGTTTAAGTAAAGATAGGGGAGGATAAATTGATATTTGCATATAATCATTGATCAAGTTTGAATAGAAATGAAATTATAGCTATGTTCCAAttaatgaatttaaatatttaatgccCTCATGTTAGAAATGGTGCCACACACATAGGCTGCTAAACTAGAGTTAAACTTCAGTTTCCATTTATCCAAAGGTATTGTCAGAGgagtcacaaaaataaagacagacaagTACATATTAGCCTGTTATTGCAGTCTAAGCTGTGACTTGGTTTGAACGTTGATTCACTTtctattttcaattttcaaaaaaggCAAACGAGTCAACCAATGAAATTTTACGAGTCCATTTCCTGTAAACTTGTAGGTGCAGAAACACATACCTAGTATTCAGAAGCCAAGGCTTAAAACAGGAAGTCTTCTCTGAACTGAACTGTTATTCTGTTTCACACATTCACTGAGGGAAGGAATTACACTAACAATGAATAACACATCTTGTCAACGTGTCAGCTTTGACTTTTCAAGCAGATTCCTGCCTCCTGTTTTCATCTTAGTATTCATCGTTGGTCTGGTGGCTAATGGATGGGGACTGAAGTCTTTGCTGCATAACTGGAAGAAACTTAAGATcatcaatgtttttgttctgaaccttggttttgcagatattttgtaTCTGCTCACACTCCCATTTCTGATGGTGTACTATTTTATGAAGAGTACTTGGATCTTTGGAGACACATTCTGCAAGATAACAAGATTCTGCTTCAACCTGAATTTATATGGCAGCATTGGATTCCTTACTTGTATAAGTGTGTACAGGTACCTGGCCATTGTCCACCCAGTGAGAATGATGGGAAGATTAACTGTCACCCACTCTGTGGCTATTTCAGTCATGGTTTGGCTGTTGGTGAGTGTTCAAAGTCTTCCAGACATGTTCTACACCAAGACATCTGGAAACAAACCTGGGAAATGCTACAGTACGACCCATAAGACATATGTTGAGGATTACCTGAAATATAGCCTCGGATGGACACTTACTGGGTTTTGTCTCCCATTCCTCATCACACTGGGCTGCTATGGACATGTGATTGTCATTCTCTGCTGCAGAAATACCACTGACAaggtacaaaaacagaaaagtttgaagttgttgttgatcttgattgttctcttctctgtttgttacATCCCCTATCATGTATTCAAGAACCTCAACCTCTGGTCAAGAGTTTTATTAAAACAGCATAAATGCCGTGAATGGTCTAATGGAGTCTACATTGCTTATCAGATAAGTCGTGGacttgtgtgtctgaacagtgCTCTAAACCCTCTGGTTTATCTTCATGGAAATGAAGATATTCCTGCTCGGCTCAGACAGCTGCTCCAGCGAGCTCGTCAGATGTTCAGACATTTACCTCCAACAGACTCTGGTAGTGTGCCCATGaatcaaataaaagatgaagtgtaatacatgataaatat includes:
- the LOC137185395 gene encoding P2Y purinoceptor 1-like translates to MNNTSCQRVSFDFSSRFLPPVFILVFIVGLVANGWGLKSLLHNWKKLKIINVFVLNLGFADILYLLTLPFLMVYYFMKSTWIFGDTFCKITRFCFNLNLYGSIGFLTCISVYRYLAIVHPVRMMGRLTVTHSVAISVMVWLLVSVQSLPDMFYTKTSGNKPGKCYSTTHKTYVEDYLKYSLGWTLTGFCLPFLITLGCYGHVIVILCCRNTTDKVQKQKSLKLLLILIVLFSVCYIPYHVFKNLNLWSRVLLKQHKCREWSNGVYIAYQISRGLVCLNSALNPLVYLHGNEDIPARLRQLLQRARQMFRHLPPTDSGSVPMNQIKDEV